In Candidatus Zixiibacteriota bacterium, the DNA window GAATGATCTACCGAGATTGTCATTTATCATTATCTTCAAGTCTGGGATAAAAATGTGTATACTTTGTTGTAAATGAAAGACGGAGAATTAAGATGTCAGGATCACAAGGATCCTGACCTACTTCAACTTCAACTAGACGGCACAGAAAAGACAAACATGAGATGGTTTCGGTTCCACCACTCCCTTAAGAACTGTGGAAAACGCGGCCCAGGACAAGAAATGACCCAATATAGATGTCGTAAATTGAAGATTTTGACATATATTCAATTAACTCGACTTTCTGGAAAAGACACGAGCCGATAAAAAACGGATTAGGCAAACGGTAATCGTGGAGACGGATTTGAAAGACAGCTCTCGATCTACACTCGCCGTGTTTACTTACAGACTCATCGCGTTGCTTCTGCTGACTGCACCAGCCAGCGCATCAGACCAGGCTTCCTCTGCTATTGACACGCTCTGGCCGGATCTGGTCGTTCGCGCATCGGATTTGTATATCAATGATATTGTCGGAACCGTTGTGCCGGGGCATGTCCACCTCCGGATTTCCAACGGAACAGCCAATCGCGGCGCCGGACCGCTCTATCTCTACGGCACCCAGCCGACCGACGGAAACACACAGCAAGCGGTAAGTCAGCGTGCCTTTCTCTCCGATGGAAGCTACGCAGACAGACTGGCCGGATCATTTATCTACCATGACACTCATGGACACATTCATTTCACCGGCTGGTCGCAATTCAGAATTCGCAAGGTTTTGCCCGGCGATAGTGTCGGCGAAATTCTCAGGAGCGGCAACAAAACGACCTTTTGTATTCTTGACGAAGACATATATGATGCCTCTCTCCCGGCTTTCGACCCTGATGGTTTTTTCTTCTCCTGCGGACTTGAACAGGGAGGTGTAGTTGTCCAAGGCTTGTCATTTGGCTGGATTGACGTCTATGATAAAGCTCTGCCGGATCAGAGCATCGATATCACCGGGATCCCGCCGGGCGAATATTGGCGCGAATCGTTGATCACTTATTTATCTCCGAGCAGCCCAATGCGGCTTGCAGGTAGATGCCAAGCGGATTTGCGTCTCTTTCGAGACCCCGAATGGATTACCCATGATTACCCTCTCGGGTTGTGGCCTGAAGTGAGAAGCTCCGTTAGGACATCCCCTCATTCTCAAAATCCGCTTGCCCCGAACCCCATTCATTCTTAACATACAGCGAAACCTTTCCGGGCGAAGCGCTGTTCATGCTGAAGCTTAGATACAGTATCGCACAGCTTGGCGCAAAGCAGAGAGAAGAGGATTGCTCGAGTGGAAAAATCGTACGCAGAGCTAATAAGCGCGGTCGGTGAAGATCTCAACCGTGAGGGCCTGAAAAGAACGCCTGAACGCGCCGCGCGCGCCATGCGGTATCTCACACGCGGCTATGAATTAAATCTCGACGAAATCGTCAATGGCGCACTCTTTGAAGCTGATAGCGATGAAATGATTTTAGTCAAAGATATCGAACTCTATTCAATGTGTGAGCACCACCTTCTCCCTTTTATAGGGAAAGCCCATGTCGCCTATATGCCCAATGGGAAGATAATCGGTCTGTCCAAAATTGCCCGCATTGTCGATATGTTTGCCCGAAGATTCCAAGTGCAGGAGCGCCTGACCAAACAGATAGCCGAAAGCCTCAACACAGTGACTGGCGCGGCCGGTGTCGCGGTTGTTATCGAGGCCAAGCACTTATGTATGATGATGCGAGGAGTGGAAAAACAGAATTCCGTCATGAAAACATCGTGCGTGCTCGGGACATTCCGCGACAACGAAGCGACCCGAAAAGAGTTTTTGAGCCTTATTCAGTAATCCGTTCGCATACGTATCATATAAGAGGGACAAGCCGAAACGATGTACGCCACTCTCAGCAAACGCTTCGAGCTCTCTCTCTCTCGCCAGCTGTATCAGGCTGAATGGACACAGCAAAAAAATAGTGAACACTACGGCTCGCACGAAGGCTCACTCTACGGCACCGGGCTCAATCCTATTGCTTACTTTATTTTTCATGGGCCGGTCGATCCAAAAACGGGAATGATGATAAATATCTCTGAGGTCAAGAAGAAGATTAACGAAATTCTCGACACCCGGTATGATCACAAATTCCTGAACAAGGATACTCAGCCGTTTACCCGTGTTCAGCCGACAGCCGAACATCTTGCCATTCAGTTGCTTTTCGATGTAATCCCACTTTTTGCAGATTCAGAAGCAAAACCGGTCGCTTGCCATCTTTCCGAGACACCCGACAGCGAAGTCACGGCCTATATTGACGGCCGGATTGAGCGTCATTTCTGGATTGATTTCTCCGCGGCGCGAAGGACATTTTCGCCAAATCTCAGCGACAAAGAAAATCAAGATCTGTTTGGCATTGCATCGGCTCCGTCAGGCCACGGACATAACTATCGCCTTCGTATTACACTTTCAGGTGGAATTGATGCCGAAAGCGGCCAAATTGTTTCACATGAAACAATCGATCGGGTCATGACGGAACTGCGCTCAGATCTCGATCATAAAAATCTCAATGTCGACCTGCCCGATCTTTCTGGAATGCCTATCACAACCGAAGTCATTGCCCGATATCTTCATGCACGGCTATCGTCTGAGCTGCCTCTTGACCGAGTTCGTCTCTACGAAATGGAGAGTTTCTTCGCCGAGTATACCAACCGGGGCGAAATGAAGCTGGGGCTTAGAACAAATTTTCATGCGGCCCACAGGCTTCAGAGCAAACATTTATCAGAATCTGAAAACGCCCTGATGTTTGGAAAATGTAATAACCCCAACGGGCACGGGCATCACTATCAGGTTGAGACAACAATTGCCGGCACTCTTGACGAACGAAGCGGAACACTTTTCAATTTTCTCGCATTCAAATGCAATCTTGGACAGGCACTTGCGGGGTATGCCTATAAGCATCTTGACCTTGAATCCGAAGATTTTATTGACCGACCAAGTACTGGCGAAAATATCATTGAAAGCCTGTGGAAAAGGTGCGAGACTTCGCTCGGCAACCAGTTGGAGCGGCTTCGTTTGTGGGAAACTCCCAATAACAGATTTACCTTGAGACGACACAATTGCATGCCGAAACCGGCTTCAAAATAGGGATAAACCGATGGAACGTCTATTGATAACAGGAGCAAGCGGAGGTATTGGTCGGGCCATCGCGCTCAAACTGGCAAGTAAGAGCAGACATCTTTTGCTCCATGGAAGAAACGCGGACAAGCTTGCGGAAACCGGAAAACTTGCTGCTAAGGCTGGCGCGACCTCGGAAGTGTTGCTTTATGATCTGCGGAATATCACTCAGATTGAAGCAATGATTGCACAAATTTCGGGCAAGCCGCTCAATCTTCTGGTAAACAATGCCGGAATGGCAGTGGTGAAACCGATAGAAAAAATCACATTTCAAGAATGGCAGGATGCAATGACTGTCAATGTCACCGCGCCGTTCATGATCACACAGCGGCTTTCGTCAGACATGCCAGCGGGGGCGAGCATTGTAAATATCCTTTCAATCGCATCAAAAACTGGATTTCCCAATTGGAGCAGTTACTGTGCGACAAAATTTGCGCTCGAAGGATTTTCTCAGAGTGTACGCGAGGAATTTCGCGGGCGTGGAATCCGTGTTATCAATATCTATCCCTCGGCGATAGACACGGCTATATGGGATGGACTCGAGGGAAACTGGCCCCGCGAAAAAATGATGAATCCGAAAGAGGTAGCTGACGCTGTAGCCTATACGCTCTCGAGGCCGGATTCGGTGCTTGTGGAGGGGATATCGATTGGAAATACGAGCGGCCGGCTGTAATGCAAGTATGGGAGCCTTGTCCCAATCTTTGTAGTTGACAGCGCCTCTGCAGTCTTTTTCTTTACAGAAGTGTGTAAGTATCGATTCGCTATAATTTAAATAGATAGGAGAAAAAAGTGAGCAAACGAATCTACCGCGGAGTTGTCGCGCTCGGATTGGGTTTCTACGTTTGTTTTGGCGGATTGGGTTCCGCATACGCCTGCGAGACCTGCGAAAAAGGGAAAGTCTACTACGATGCCAATCCCATTAAACTCATATCAGGTCTGGGGGATATTTCATTTCCTGTCAGCACCGACAACAAAGAGGCGCAGTGTTTTTTTGATCAGGGTATGTCCTTTATTTTTGGTTTCCATCATGACGAAGCTATCCGGTCGTTCCGTCGTGCATTGGAACTTGATCCGAACCTCGCGATGGCTCACTGGGGAATAGCATATGCCTCGGGTCCAAATTACAATATCCCGATTGATTCGGCGCGAAGTGTGCAGGCGCATACGGAAATTCAAAAAGCTCTGAAGCTCACCGACAAAACATCGGCCATGGAAAGGGCTCTGATTACGGCTATGGTTGTTCGCTACCCTAGCGGTCCTAAGGCTGATTTGAAAAAAGCAGACATGGACTACAGAAATGAAATGACCACAGTCGCCCGAACGTATCCCGATGACCCGCATGTTGCAACGATGTATGCCGAGAGCATCATGCTTTTAAATCCATGGCGTTTATACACCCTCGACAATGAGCCAATTGAAGGTACGCCTGAAGCGGTAGCCGCTCTCGAGGGGGCACTCGAGAAATATCCAAACCATATAGGCTTGAATCATTACTATATACATGCTATCGAAGCCTCAAAAACTCCAGAAAAGGGAATGAAAGCCGCGAAAGCGCTTGAAACGCTTGCGCCGGGCGCAGGACATCTGGTACATATGCCGGCTCATATCTACATGCGTATCGGCGACTATGAATCAGCCTCCCGTCAGAATGCGATTGCAGTGAAAACAGACAGTATTTACCTGAAAGAGCCTTCGGTTTATCCTATGATGTATTACACCCACAACGCGCAGTTTTATGCTGTTGGACGGGCGTTACAGGGACAATACAGCGATGCCAAAGGGTATGCCGACGAAGTCTATAAACATGTCCTGCCCATCGCCAAAGAGATGGCCATGATCGAATCGTTTGCGGCCACCCCGTTGCTTATTCAAATCCGCGGATACAAATGGAATGATATTCTCGCGGTCCCAAAACCGGACAGCATTCTGCTCTCAACCACTGCCATGTGGCATTTCGCGCGAGCGATGGCCCATGCCAGCAAAGGAAATATTGAGGGGGCGAAAGGGGAGCAGATGGCTTTCGAAAAACTTATCGCAACCATTCCTGCTGATAGAACATTTAGTGTAAATAACGCCCATTCGGTCTACGAAGTCGCCCGCCATCTTATGGATGGAAAAATTGCTTCAGCAGACAAGAAGTATGACAGATCTATCGCGGCCTATCAGAGAGCGGTGTCGGCTCAGGACACGCTGTATTACGACGAACCGGAGAGCTTCTATATTACCTCACGTGAATCGCTCGGAGGAGCGCTGCTCGCCGCTGAGAAATATGAACAAGCAGCCGCGGTCTTTCAATTGGATCTAAAAAAACATCCCAATAATGCCCGTTCATTATTTGGTTTGCATCATGCCCTTTCAAAAATGGGACGAGATGAAGACTCACAAAAAGCCTTGGCTGCTTATGAATCGCAGTGGAGCAACGCCGATATGGAATTGAAACTCGCCGATCTGTAAGAATTGATTGTTCAGAGAGTAGGCGGCCAAAGCGAACTATGCTTTGGCCGTTTTTTTGCCATACACAATTTATTGTTTTGAAAGCTGGGGCAGTGTGTCAGTGGGATGTGAGAATGGAAAGCTCTGGCTTTGCAACAAATCGGCAATCATATCTGCGGCTTGCTCTTTGAGATTTGCCTTTTTGCTTGCGCGAATAATTGCGCCTGACCAGACATGGTTTTTGTAATCCGGCTTCTCAGCCCAAACATCGACCCAAATATAGAGGGCGGTGCGTCTATCGCCGCTGTTCGACTCGCTGGAATACCCCCGAGGACTTGCGACTCGGGATTTTACCAGTGTCCCGCTCAACTGCCAGAAGTAAGTCTGAAAGATGAGATCGGGAGAATTTTCGCCTTCGTAAATAACATGGATGCTGTCGGCCAAATCTTTGTCGGTTTTCAGCGGTATATAAAAGTCGTGGAAAATGCTGTCTTTGGCCTTATCAGTCAGACTTTTTGCGTCTTCGTTTGTGTATTCGTCAGTCTCATTCTCTTGAGAAAGCACCTGCGCTGTCGAATCCGGGTTGGCGGCAACCACAGGCTTTTTCCTTTTGAAAATGTAGCTCGTTTGGTAACCCCGTGAATTAAACTCAGATTGGAAATAGCCGAACATCTGTTTTTCCTGAAGCTGTGTCAGTTCGGCCGGGCCTCCCCGCTCCCAGAAAATCTGCTCCTTTTTGACGTTTGTGAGTACACCGCCGAAGAGGTCTTTTTGCTGCTGTTGCGTAAGGATGGTTCGTTCGTGGACACGGCTTTTATGCCAATAAATAGAGATGAACCCGATAGACTTCTGATCGTTGAACTTGAACATGGGGTCTTTGACGCTTTCATAGAGCGCCTTCATGCGCGATGAGAAGCAGCCCGCAGTCAACATTATGAGTGCGCCGAGAGCGGCATACTTATAGAGTCTGGACATGATGGAGCGCGCTTCCTTTCATGTGAGCAAGAAAGATTGCCAGAACGGGAAAGTACAGTTTTAACTTAGGCGATTGTAGACAACCGAAAATCACAGACAAACGGTCCGCTGATTGCAGAGTGGAGTGCAAGACTCAAAGCCAATCACCCATTCCTATCGTTGCGAGGAGCGACACGGCAATCTCATATTCTCTTCTCTCTGGTGCAGGCAGAGATTTTCTAATCCGCCAATGGAGGACGGCGTGTACGAAGAATTAAGAAGTGCAGTCAGCTTTCTATTTTGTCATTCCAGTGAAAACTGGAATCCATCTTCTCCGATATTCGCAGGTCATCCGCTACGGTTTTCCATGGCGAACGATCATGACGTCTTACCTCACTGACACGCCGCCGTCGGAGCCAGCGAAATAAAGAGATGATCGATGAGCGCAGTGAGATCAGAAATATCGACAGGTGCAGTACC includes these proteins:
- a CDS encoding lysyl oxidase family protein → MKDSSRSTLAVFTYRLIALLLLTAPASASDQASSAIDTLWPDLVVRASDLYINDIVGTVVPGHVHLRISNGTANRGAGPLYLYGTQPTDGNTQQAVSQRAFLSDGSYADRLAGSFIYHDTHGHIHFTGWSQFRIRKVLPGDSVGEILRSGNKTTFCILDEDIYDASLPAFDPDGFFFSCGLEQGGVVVQGLSFGWIDVYDKALPDQSIDITGIPPGEYWRESLITYLSPSSPMRLAGRCQADLRLFRDPEWITHDYPLGLWPEVRSSVRTSPHSQNPLAPNPIHS
- the folE gene encoding GTP cyclohydrolase I FolE — protein: MEKSYAELISAVGEDLNREGLKRTPERAARAMRYLTRGYELNLDEIVNGALFEADSDEMILVKDIELYSMCEHHLLPFIGKAHVAYMPNGKIIGLSKIARIVDMFARRFQVQERLTKQIAESLNTVTGAAGVAVVIEAKHLCMMMRGVEKQNSVMKTSCVLGTFRDNEATRKEFLSLIQ
- a CDS encoding 6-carboxytetrahydropterin synthase, which produces MYATLSKRFELSLSRQLYQAEWTQQKNSEHYGSHEGSLYGTGLNPIAYFIFHGPVDPKTGMMINISEVKKKINEILDTRYDHKFLNKDTQPFTRVQPTAEHLAIQLLFDVIPLFADSEAKPVACHLSETPDSEVTAYIDGRIERHFWIDFSAARRTFSPNLSDKENQDLFGIASAPSGHGHNYRLRITLSGGIDAESGQIVSHETIDRVMTELRSDLDHKNLNVDLPDLSGMPITTEVIARYLHARLSSELPLDRVRLYEMESFFAEYTNRGEMKLGLRTNFHAAHRLQSKHLSESENALMFGKCNNPNGHGHHYQVETTIAGTLDERSGTLFNFLAFKCNLGQALAGYAYKHLDLESEDFIDRPSTGENIIESLWKRCETSLGNQLERLRLWETPNNRFTLRRHNCMPKPASK
- a CDS encoding SDR family NAD(P)-dependent oxidoreductase translates to MERLLITGASGGIGRAIALKLASKSRHLLLHGRNADKLAETGKLAAKAGATSEVLLYDLRNITQIEAMIAQISGKPLNLLVNNAGMAVVKPIEKITFQEWQDAMTVNVTAPFMITQRLSSDMPAGASIVNILSIASKTGFPNWSSYCATKFALEGFSQSVREEFRGRGIRVINIYPSAIDTAIWDGLEGNWPREKMMNPKEVADAVAYTLSRPDSVLVEGISIGNTSGRL